The DNA segment ACGACCACGAAGGACCAGCGCCCGATGTCGTACACGACGTAGTCGCCGACGCGCGGGATGTGCTCCTCGCGGCAGGCCCACTGCCACACGCGCGGCCATAACAAGTCCATCTCGCGCTCGAAGAACGCGCGCGACGTGTAGCGCTCGTACGAGATGTCCTCGTCGCCGAGGAACTGGTACGACTCGGTCGTCAGCACGTCGGGCGCGCCGTCGCGGTCGGCGAGGATCAAGTCGCGCGTCGAGGGGCCGGGGCAGCGCGCCGCTCCGGGCGGAAGGGACGAGTCGGCAGGTCGCGTGAGGTCGTGGGCCATGGCGCGAGCATAAGTCGGCGGCTCGCGTGGCCGCCCCTCTAGGCGTCCACCTTCACGGGCGGGTCCGTGATGCTCATACGCTTCGAGAGCTCGTCGTCGTCCATCGCGGCGAGCTGCGCGTAGCCGGGCCAGCCGCGCGGCATGGGCTTGCTCGCGTCGAGCGCCGGCTGCGCGACGGGCTGCGCGGGGCGCGCGAACTTCGCGGGGCTGCGGAAGCGCGCGAGCTCGGCGGCGTCGATGCCCGCGAGCGCGACCACCTCGGGGTCGATCCAGGCGCGCCCGTCGATCGCGCGCTCCGAGGTGGAGAGCTCGAGCGAGAGATCCTCGGGGCCCGCGAAGTAGATCGAGTCGCACATGCCGTGATGGATCGGGCCGACCACCGTGACGCCGCGCGAGCGGATGCGATCGCGGAAGGCGAGCAGCTCGTCGTAGCTGCTCACGTTGAACGCGACGTGCTGCATCGCGCCGCCCGCGCAGTTGCCGCCGGGGCTCGCGGAGTGCGAGGCGCCGAGCGTGCGCGGGATCTTGGCGATCTCGGGCGTCTGCACGAACGCGAGATAGGAGTGGTCGTTCAGCTTCAGGAAGCCGTGCCACGCGCCGGGCACGCCGTGCATCCAGTAGAGCGCGACCAGCTCCATGCCGAGCACGTCGTTCATGAACGCGATCTGCTGCTTGATGTCCGCGGTCGCGATCGCCAGGTGATGAACGCCGTTCGGTCCCGTCATGCGCTCTCCTTCGGCGGGTCTACGTGCCCACCCCCGACACGCTACCGCGCCCTAGCAGCTGCCCCGTCGCGGTGATCAGCTCGACGCGCACGCGCCCTTCGCGCGCAGAGTCGATTCGCGCGCGCGACAGCTCGTCCCACACGCGGAAGCCGCCGCGGTGCGCCGTGATCTCGATCTCGCGCGTCGTTCGCAGCAGCTCGGCCCCGCGCTCCCAGCGCAGCGTGACGTCCACCGGCACCGACACCGGCGCCGCAACGCGCGCGATGGCGCGGACACCGAGCGCGCCCGGCTCGAAGGCGAGCGCGGCGAGCCGCAGCGGCGCCGGCGGCACGAGCAGCGGCGCCGCGAGCAGCAGCAGTGCGAGCGCGCCTGCGGGCAGCGCGCCGAGTAGGCGCGCCGTGCGCTCGGTCCCGCGCGGTAGGCCGACGGTCGCGAGCGCCGCGAGCAGTGCGAGCCCGAGCGCGAGCGGCTGCGCGAACGAGTACGGCACGCGCAGCGCGAGCGGCAGTAACAACTGCAGCGCGGCGTAGGCGACCGCGAAGAAGAACGTGGCGGCGAAGGCCGCGCTGCGGCGCAGCAGACGGTCGAACGTGAGGTCGAGGCACGCGAGCACGGCCAGCGCCGCGAGCGCTAGCGTGAACGCGAGATTCGGCGACGCGGGCGTGGTGGAGCGCACGTAGAACGGGAGCAGGAAGAACAGCGTCTGCTGGTAGAGCACGCGCGTCGCGTACGACGCCGCGCCGACGCGCAGCGACTCGGGGCGCGCGTTCACGAGCGCGCTGCGGCAGAAGAAGAGCGTCGAGAGCCACGTCAGCGCGAGCAGCCCGAGCACCCACGCCGCGAAGTCGGGGCGCTCCTCCGCGAGCACGCCCACCAGCGCGCCCTGCGCGAGCGCCCACAGCGAGTGCGCGATCCAGAACGCGCGCGCATGCCGCTCGCGCAGCGCGCGGGCGCGCGTGCGCAGCGAGTACCAACGGCGCGAACCCGAGGGCGGCATGCCGCGGACCCTAGGAACCCGACCCGGCGCGCGCGACCAATCCGGGCCTGGCACGAAACGACGATCCGTGCGAGGCCCCAAAACGTCGGCCCCGCGGCGTCGCGACCCCGCTCGCCTCCCCTATCGTGGCTCGCCCTCATCCCCGCGCAGCACGGAAGGAGCCGCCGTCATGGAGTACACCGTCGTCCTCGTCGACACGCCGAAGCCCGGCGTGAATCGCATCACGCTGAACCGCCCCGAGAAGCGCAACGCCCTCAACCACGCGCTGCGCGGTCAGATCCTCGACGCGCTCTACAAGGGCGACGCCGACCCCAGCGTGAAGGTGCAGATCGTGCGCGGCGCCGGGCAGAGCTTCTCCGCGGGCTACGACCTCGGCGGCGGCAACGAGGGCCAAGCGATGCCGTTCTACACCAGCGACAGCGACGGCCAGTGGCCGCGCCACGTCACCACGGGCTGGATGGGCATCTGGGATCTCGGCAAGCCCGTGATCGCGCAGGTACACGGCTACTGCCTCGCCGGCGGCAGCGAGCTCGCGACCGGCTGCGACCTCGTCTACTGCGCCGAAGACGCGAAGATCGGCTACCCGGCCGTGCGCTTCGGCGTGCCGGACATGCACTTCCACCCGTGGCTCGTCGGCATGCGCATGGCGATGGAGATGATGGTCACGGGCGACTCGATCAGCGGCACAGAAGCCGCGCAGCTCGGCTGGGCGACGCGCGCGTTCCCCGCGGCGGAGCTCGATGCGCGGGTGCTCGAGATCGCCGAGCGCGTCACGCAGATTCCGCTCGACGTGCTGCAGCTGAACAAGCGCGTGGTGCACCGGCAGATGGAGATGATGGGCTTCCGCACCGCGCTGCGCGTCGGCACCGAGCTGTGCGCGCTCGGCACGCACACGAAGACCCTGCAGGAGTTCGTGGGCAAAGCGCGCGGCGGGCTCACCCAGGCGCTGACCGAGCGCGACAAGAAGTTCGGGGACTACCGCGAGCGGGAGAAGTGATTAGGGCGCCGGGGCGCGGGGCGCGAATTGCGAGCCGCGCGGGCGCTCAGCCAGCGCCTTGCGCGTGATAGCGTGCGCGCCCATGACCACCCCGCCGCGCCCGCTCCTGCTCGCCGCCCTCGCCTGCGTGTGGCTCGCCGCCGCCTGCGAGTCTGCGCCGCCTCCGGCGCCCGAACGCGTCGTAGCGCCGCCCGACGCGACCTCGATCGTCACACCTCCGCCCAAGGAGCTCTCGATCTGCCAGCGCGGCGCAAAGCCCACGAGTGGCGGCGACGCCGCCACGGTCGCCAGCTTCGAGGCGTTCTCGCAGATGTGGGTGAAGAAGATGCGCGACATCGCGAACGCGAAGGCGAGCGCGACTTCGCGCACGACCATCCGTGACACGTTCGAGATGGAGCTGCGCCCGACGAGCAGCGCGCAGGCGCCTTACGTCGGCGTGCTCACCTACTGCGAGATCGGGAACTCGTGCACCAGCCTCGCGCCGCACACGTGCAAGCCGAGAACGAGCACGGTGGTGAAGGAGATGTTCCGCTTCCAGGCGGGCAAGTGGGTGTACTAGTGGGCTGGCGCGCGCGGTCTTGCTGCGCGAGGTGACTGACGAAGCGGCGGAACGCGCGCGGGCTTGGCGGCGTCCGCGCAGGCTGCCGTAGCGTCGCGCGATCCAATGAATCCGGAGGCCCCATGCGTATCGGAATGGCCGCGATCTGTCAGAACCCGTTCGACGAGCGCAGCGACGCCGACGTCTACGTGAACGAGTTGCGCCTCGCGTCGCTCGCGGAGCCGCTCGGCTTCGACTCGCTGTGGAGCGTCGAGCACCACTTCACCGACTACACGATGGTGCCCGACGTGCTGCAGTTCCTGTCGTACTTCGCGGGCCGCACGCAGCGCGTTCAGCTCGGCTCGATGGTGGTGGTGCTGCCGTGGCACGACCCGATGCGCGCCGCAGAGGAAATCTCCCTAATCGATCACCTGTGCGGTGGGCGATACATCCTCGGCATCGGACGCGGCGCGGGGCGCGTCGAGTTCGAGGGCTTCCGCATCGACATGGGCGAGTCGCGCGAGCGCTTCGTCGAAGCCGCGCAGATCGTGCTCGGCGGCCTCGAGAGCGGGCACTGCGAGCTCGACGGCAAGTTCTACAAGCAGCCGAAGAAGGCGATTCGCCCAAAGCCGCTGCGCTCGTTCAAGGGCCGCACCTACGCCGCGGCCGTCTCTCCCGAGTCCGCGCGCATCATGGCCGAGCTCGGCATCGGGATTCTCGTGATCCCGCAGAAGCCGTGGGACGTGATCGACGCCGAGCTCGCGATGTATCGAAAGATCTATCGCGAGGTGAACGGCGCCGACGCGCCGAAGCCGATCATCGCGGGCTGGGTGTTCTGCGACGCCGACGAGAAGCGCGCACGCGAGCAGGCCGTGCGCTGGATCGGCGGTTATTGGGAGAGCGCGCAGCGCCACTACGAGTTCGGCGGCGAGCACTTCGCGAAGACCAAGGGCTACGAGTTCTACGCCGCGATGTCGGAGGCGCAGCGCATGTCCGCGAACCAGGCGACCGAGGCGTACCTCGATCTGCAGGTGTGGGGCACGCCCGCGATGTGCCTCGACCGCATCCGCAAGACCGGCGACCGCATGGGCAGCGAGCACTTCAGCTGCGTGTTCAGCTACGCGGGCATGCCCTACGCCGAGGCGGAGCGGAACCTGCGGCAGTTCGCGAGCGAGGTGATGCCGAAGCTGCAGCGGGAGTAGGCGCCGCCTAGCCGAGCAGCCCCGCCGCACGTCGCCTCACGTGCGCGCGCAGCTTCGCGGGCATCGCGCGCACATCGACGCGCTTCGCGCCGAACATGCGAGCGAACCTCGCGAGCCCCGCTGCGAGCGCGTCCGCGAACTCGGGCGTCGCGCGCACGCCGTCCTCGCGCCAGAAACCCTGCACCTGCAGCACCTCGCGCTCGCGATCCATGCGCGGGTCGAGACGCGCGGCGAGGCGATCGCCCCAAAGGATGGGAAGCGTGTAGTAGCCCCAGCGCCGCTGGTGCGCGGGCTTGTAGACCTCCCACACGTAGTCGAAGTCGAACAGCGGCTTCGCGCGCCCGCGCGCCGTCGCGATCTCGAGCGGCGCGAGCAGCGTCATCTCCTCTTCCGTGCCGGCGCCCAACGGCTTCCACGCGAGCGGCACGCGGTCAGCCTCGAGCTCGCCTAGCAGCGGCAGCCACTCGGGCAGCGTCAGCCACCAATTGCGCGAGCCTTCGAGCCGAACGCGCGCGAGCTCGCCTCGCTCGATCGCGCGCGCGAGCGTCTTTGCGCCGCGCAGCCGCGCCGCCTCGCGCCCCGCGCGCTTCCACCAGTGCGTGCGCCACGACTTCTCGGGCACGAGGCCGTGCAGCGCGACGACGTGGCGCGCGAAGAACGCCTCGGAAGCTGCGCGCGTCGCGGGCAGGTCGTGCTCGCGGGGCAGGACGCGCTCGCGCAGGTCGTACACGCGATCGAAGCCGGTCCGATCCGCGATCATCACCTCACCGAGCAGCCACAGGAGATGCAGCGCGACCGCCGTGTCCTTGCGACCGCGGTAGTTCCACTCGCCGACGTGGTTGCCCTCGATCTCGCGGTTGGCGAGCGGACCGCGCTCGCGCAGAGCGCGCAGTGCGCTCCGCATCGCGCCAGGGTGCTTCGCGCGAAAGCTCGCGACGTAGGCGTGACTGCGCGCCGCGCGCATCTGCGGGCGCCAGAAGCGGAACGTCTCGATCGGATAGAGATGGAGCCAGCCGCCGTAGTCGAAGGCGCCGCGCTGCTCGTAGGCGACGCGCCGCAACAACTCGGGCACGTAGCCTTCGACGCGGCCGTAGAGCGCGATGTCCTGGCTGCGCGCTGCGACGTTCAGCGGATCGAGCTGAAGCGCGTGCATCTCGCGAAGCGCCGCCGCAACGCCCGCTTCGCCCGCGAAGCGCCGGCCGGGCCAGAGCCCCTGCGCGCCGAGCACGAAACGGCGGTGCGTCTGCTGAGAGACCGTGATCACGCGAACTCCAGCACTCCGAAGTGCTGCGGCAGATGAAACTCCGCGGGCTCTGCGTACGTCGGCGCCCACGCGCTGAACTCGTCGGGCCCGCCGCGCGGGCGCTCGATGCGAAAGAAGTTCGCGCGCCAGCGCTCGCCCGCGCGCGGCGGCGCGGCTTCGAGTGACGCGAACGGGATCGCCCACTCGACGGACCAGCCTTCGTCCAAGTCGTCGCGCACGTCGAGCGTTCCCCGCACGCGCACGGCGCGCTCCCAGCCCGCGCACACCCAGTCGAGGTTGGTGCGCATCGTCGCGCGCGCGAGGTCGGGGCTGTCGATGATGCCTTCCCAGTAGGCGCCGCGCGGGCTCAACTCGAGCTCGAAGTAGCGGCGCACGTCG comes from the Deltaproteobacteria bacterium genome and includes:
- a CDS encoding VOC family protein, with protein sequence MTGPNGVHHLAIATADIKQQIAFMNDVLGMELVALYWMHGVPGAWHGFLKLNDHSYLAFVQTPEIAKIPRTLGASHSASPGGNCAGGAMQHVAFNVSSYDELLAFRDRIRSRGVTVVGPIHHGMCDSIYFAGPEDLSLELSTSERAIDGRAWIDPEVVALAGIDAAELARFRSPAKFARPAQPVAQPALDASKPMPRGWPGYAQLAAMDDDELSKRMSITDPPVKVDA
- a CDS encoding enoyl-CoA hydratase/isomerase family protein, translating into MEYTVVLVDTPKPGVNRITLNRPEKRNALNHALRGQILDALYKGDADPSVKVQIVRGAGQSFSAGYDLGGGNEGQAMPFYTSDSDGQWPRHVTTGWMGIWDLGKPVIAQVHGYCLAGGSELATGCDLVYCAEDAKIGYPAVRFGVPDMHFHPWLVGMRMAMEMMVTGDSISGTEAAQLGWATRAFPAAELDARVLEIAERVTQIPLDVLQLNKRVVHRQMEMMGFRTALRVGTELCALGTHTKTLQEFVGKARGGLTQALTERDKKFGDYREREK
- a CDS encoding LLM class flavin-dependent oxidoreductase; translation: MRIGMAAICQNPFDERSDADVYVNELRLASLAEPLGFDSLWSVEHHFTDYTMVPDVLQFLSYFAGRTQRVQLGSMVVVLPWHDPMRAAEEISLIDHLCGGRYILGIGRGAGRVEFEGFRIDMGESRERFVEAAQIVLGGLESGHCELDGKFYKQPKKAIRPKPLRSFKGRTYAAAVSPESARIMAELGIGILVIPQKPWDVIDAELAMYRKIYREVNGADAPKPIIAGWVFCDADEKRAREQAVRWIGGYWESAQRHYEFGGEHFAKTKGYEFYAAMSEAQRMSANQATEAYLDLQVWGTPAMCLDRIRKTGDRMGSEHFSCVFSYAGMPYAEAERNLRQFASEVMPKLQRE
- a CDS encoding YcaQ family DNA glycosylase is translated as MITVSQQTHRRFVLGAQGLWPGRRFAGEAGVAAALREMHALQLDPLNVAARSQDIALYGRVEGYVPELLRRVAYEQRGAFDYGGWLHLYPIETFRFWRPQMRAARSHAYVASFRAKHPGAMRSALRALRERGPLANREIEGNHVGEWNYRGRKDTAVALHLLWLLGEVMIADRTGFDRVYDLRERVLPREHDLPATRAASEAFFARHVVALHGLVPEKSWRTHWWKRAGREAARLRGAKTLARAIERGELARVRLEGSRNWWLTLPEWLPLLGELEADRVPLAWKPLGAGTEEEMTLLAPLEIATARGRAKPLFDFDYVWEVYKPAHQRRWGYYTLPILWGDRLAARLDPRMDREREVLQVQGFWREDGVRATPEFADALAAGLARFARMFGAKRVDVRAMPAKLRAHVRRRAAGLLG
- a CDS encoding carbohydrate-binding family 9-like protein, which translates into the protein MPQLPLLRVPRIAARVPIDGDLNKSPWTHLAPTPLAASHGRDPGNARGSVQPTALRVCHDGVRLYVAFDCADRDVWGSYRGRNERPYDEEVCEAFLAPNGDVRRYFELELSPRGAYWEGIIDSPDLARATMRTNLDWVCAGWERAVRVRGTLDVRDDLDEGWSVEWAIPFASLEAAPPRAGERWRANFFRIERPRGGPDEFSAWAPTYAEPAEFHLPQHFGVLEFA